In Elaeis guineensis isolate ETL-2024a chromosome 1, EG11, whole genome shotgun sequence, a genomic segment contains:
- the LOC105037906 gene encoding putative pentatricopeptide repeat-containing protein At3g47840, producing MAISSVLGHPSPCSPSNSPLAKAHQSTILANGRRGLEEAMISLENYSLKGKKLEDLQAYYHSLISLCISHKSLRQGNRLRAHMARIGYKPGVFLDNQFINLYAKCEQVDMARELFDQMPERNVVSWNALISGYCLNGCFIDAFALFETMITVGPRPNHLTYMSALRALVGLRSLELAKQIHSQLLKTALFHRTEVGNALINTYSEFGRPEDAEAVYESMVERDEVSWNSLIAVHVQNRHAERAMAVFVDMLKEGQTPNEFTFGSLLGTTDVAIIEELHAQVTKRGLGSNVFTGTALLDAYARCGNPRAAWLVFDSITERNVIAWNSIIDACFGKNMVHEGLELFLQMSEQGTAPDDYTISILLKATITHFSIFVGKQLHGLAIKGGLQTDTLIGNSLITMYAKLEGVAESWSVFKDISEPDLISWNSMIQSYMQNEKFEQALTLFAEMRHSEIEPDEFSFVGALAACGSLAWHRNGKEVHCELLKRGLVPDAFVGSALIDMYAKSMAVYDARKVFDAIRNKDLITWNTMVAGFAQSGYLDEVMKLLSLMREENLEPDGFTFASVLAACANATAIQQGRQVHTLILKSEINMDTAVANALITMYSRAGSIKEAEQVFSKLDDKNIVSWTAMIGGFVQGGYLKEALAMFDQMENTGVKPNSKTFVALLTACSYAGMSSEAGKYFKLMEARYKIRPGFDHYACMVDILGRAGRLNEAEDLIKQMPFEPDALVWRMLLSACRIHGDLDRGKRSMERILAIEPGDSAAYVLLSNLYAALGHWDGVVEVRQLMRKHGVKKEPGKSWIELHNTIHEFMAGDRLHPQADQIYLNLRGLFKQMKDEGYAPGIECIGGIGKYRR from the coding sequence ATGGCCATCTCTTCTGTCCTCGGCCACCCATCACCATGTTCTCCCTCCAATTCTCCTCTTGCGAAGGCACACCAGTCAACCATTTTAGCAAACGGAAGGCGGGGCCTGGAAGAAGCAATGATTTCTTTGGAAAATTATTCCCTGAAGGGAAAGAAACTCGAGGATCTTCAAGCTTACTACCATTCTCTTATCTCTCTCTGCATATCCCACAAGTCCCTCCGCCAAGGCAACCGCCTGCGAGCCCACATGGCTCGCATCGGATACAAGCCTGGCGTCTTCTTAGATAACCAGTTCATCAACCTGTATGCAAAATGTGAGCAGGTTGACATGGCTCGGGAGCTGTTCGATCAAATGCCTGAAAGGAATGTTGTTTCTTGGAATGCTCTGATTTCTGGCTACTGCTTGAATGGATGCTTCATTGACGCTTTCGCGCTCTTCGAAACCATGATAACTGTAGGACCAAGGCCTAATCACTTAACTTACATGAGTGCTCTGCGAGCTTTGGTTGGTTTGAGAAGTTTGGAGCTTGCGAAACAGATTCACTCTCAGCTACTAAAGACAGCTCTTTTCCATCGAACTGAAGTCGGGAATGCGTTGATCAACACGTACTCAGAATTTGGAAGACCGGAAGATGCTGAAGCAGTGTATGAGAGCATGGTCGAGCGAGACGAAGTCTCATGGAATTCTCTGATTGCAGTGCATGTTCAAAACAGGCATGCCGAGCGAGCAATGGCTGTGTTTGTGGACATGCTGAAGGAAGGCCAAACACCCAATGAGTTCACCTTTGGAAGTCTGCTAGGAACAACAGATGTAGCTATCATCGAGGAACTCCATGCACAGGTTACCAAGAGGGGACTGGGGAGCAATGTTTTCACTGGGACTGCGCTGTTGGATGCCTATGCCAGGTGTGGGAACCCGCGAGCAGCATGGCTGGTCTTTGATTCGATAACCGAACGGAATGTTATTGCTTGGAACTCCATTATTGATGCATGCTTTGGAAAAAACATGGTTCATGAAGGTCTCGAGCTTTTTCTTCAAATGAGTGAGCAGGGCACAGCACCGGATGATTATACCATCTCCATCCTGCTGAAGGCGACCATAACTCATTTTTCAATCTTTGTAGGGAAGCAGCTTCATGGGCTTGCAATCAAGGGGGGTTTGCAGACAGATACCTTGATTGGAAACAGCCTCATCACAATGTATGCCAAACTTGAAGGTGTTGCTGAATCCTGGAGCGTGTTCAAAGATATTTCAGAACCTGATCTCATTTCTTGGAACTCCATGATTCAATCTTACATGCAGAATGAGAAATTCGAACAAGCCCTGACACTTTTCGCAGAAATGAGGCATTCCGAGATCGAGCCGGATGAGTTCAGCTTTGTCGGTGCCTTGGCTGCTTGTGGATCACTGGCTTGGCACAGAAATGGAAAAGAAGTTCACTGCGAACTACTCAAGAGAGGCCTTGTTCCAGATGCCTTTGTAGGAAGTGCTCTTATTGATATGTATGCTAAATCTATGGCTGTATACGATGCTAGGAAGGTATTTGATGCGATCAGAAATAAAGACCTGATCACCTGGAACACAATGGTTGCAGGGTTTGCTCAGAGTGGCTATCTGGATGAAGTTATGAAACTACTCTCCTTAATGAGAGAAGAGAATTTAGAACCTGATGGTTTCACCTTTGCGAGTGTTCTTGCAGCATGTGCAAATGCAACAGCAATACAACAAGGAAGACAAGTGCACACTCTAATCTTGAAATCAGAAATTAATATGGACACAGCTGTAGCCAATGCCCTGATAACCATGTACAGTAGGGCAGGAAGCATAAAGGAAGCAGAACAAGTTTTCTCAAAACTCGATGATAAGAACATAGTATCATGGACAGCAATGATTGGAGGTTTTGTGCAGGGTGGCTATTTGAAAGAGGCTCTTGCAATGTTTGACCAAATGGAGAATACTGGGGTGAAACCAAATAGCAAAACTTTTGTCGCATTGTTGACAGCTTGCAGCTATGCAGGGATGAGCAGTGAAGCTGGGAAGTATTTTAAGTTGATGGAGGCAAGATATAAAATCAGACCTGGTTTTGACCATTATGCTTGCATGGTGGACATCCTAGGAAGAGCAGGGAGACTAAATGAAGCGGAAGATTTAATAAAACAAATGCCTTTTGAGCCAGATGCACTTGTGTGGAGGATGCTGCTGAGTGCTTGCAGGATACATGGCGATTTAGATAGAGGGAAAAGGTCCATGGAACGGATACTGGCTATAGAACCTGGTGATTCTGCAGCTTATGTGTTACTTTCGAACTTATATGCTGCCTTAGGGCACTGGGATGGTGTGGTGGAAGTCAGACAATTGATGAGAAAACATGGGGTGAAAAAAGAGCCAGGGAAGAGTTGGATCGAGCTACACAATACAATCCATGAGTTCATGGCGGGAGATCGGTTGCATCCACAAGCAGatcaaatatacttgaatttgagAGGGTTGTTCAAACAAATGAAAGATGAAGGATATGCTCCAGGTATAGAATGTATTGGTGGCATAGGAAAATATAGAAGATAA